The Canis aureus isolate CA01 chromosome 9, VMU_Caureus_v.1.0, whole genome shotgun sequence genome has a segment encoding these proteins:
- the LOC144320387 gene encoding uncharacterized protein LOC144320387, with product MTRPLYEATRHQQNFDWTEAMNRAFNDLKQALLSAPALGLPGLTKPFYLHVDEKDGVAKGVLVQYLGPWKRPIAYLSKKLDTVAAGWPPCLKIIAAAATMVKDADKLAMGQKLHVTTPHAIEGVLKQPPDRWISNAHLTHYQSLLLKPTRILFKPPTTPNLATLLPNPDWDIPPHDCQEILAQVHGVRADLQDQPLPNTDAAWYTDGSSFV from the coding sequence ATGACCAGACCTCTCTATGAGGCTACCAGGCACCAGCAAAATTTTGACTGGACAGAGGCCATGAACAGAGCTTTTAATGACCTTAAACAGGCCCTGCTGTCTGCCCCAGCTCTCGGGTTGCCTGGCCTAACCAAGCCCTTCTACCTACATGTGGATGAGAAAGACGGGGTGGCGAAAGGAGTCCTTGTCCAGTACTTAGGTCCCTGGAAGAGACCCATAGCCTATCTCTCCAAAAAGCTGGACACGGTGGCTGCAGGATGGCCCCCATGCCTAAAAATTATTGCTGCAGCGGCCACTATGGTCAAGGACGCAGACAAGCTGGCCATGGGGCAAAAACTGCATGTTACAACCCCACATGCTATTGAAGGGGtcctcaaacagcccccagaccgctggatcagcaatgcccatctgacccattatcagagcctgcTGCTAAaacccaccagaattttattcaaGCCACCAACAACCCcgaatctggcaacgctactccctaacccagactgggacatCCCTccgcatgactgtcaagaaattttggcacaggtgcacgGAGTCAGAGCTGacctccaggaccagccactgccgaacacGGACGCCgcctggtacacggacggcagcagttttgtctgA